One window from the genome of Rhizobium sp. NZLR1 encodes:
- a CDS encoding IclR family transcriptional regulator, protein MSSARLAAVDDTAIGKSVDSVPALRRAVSILDLVTNSSEAMSAADITRAMSLPKSTAHGLLGVMVELGLLVRKQDGTFRLGPHPMRWAHGFLSEMDMVSVFRNYFASDTTLSPYTVTLTTLDRHEVVYIDCRNSDQPLGHTFRIGMRLPATFTATGKMLLSEMPEDKLDALFRANFPLPLTSRSVKNLAALRQELADIRMRGFSIDNGQVREGMICIGTALRDHTRCAVAGIAISLLESETTPALIESLGETMRKSAAILSEQLGHNSSSRISVEG, encoded by the coding sequence GTGTCAAGTGCAAGACTCGCCGCAGTGGACGACACTGCGATCGGCAAATCCGTCGACTCTGTTCCGGCGCTCAGGCGCGCGGTCTCGATCCTCGATCTTGTCACCAATTCCAGCGAGGCAATGTCGGCCGCCGACATCACACGGGCGATGTCGTTGCCAAAAAGTACGGCTCACGGCCTACTTGGCGTGATGGTAGAGCTTGGCCTTCTTGTTCGCAAACAGGACGGCACGTTCCGGCTCGGCCCGCATCCTATGCGTTGGGCGCACGGTTTTTTATCCGAGATGGACATGGTGTCAGTTTTCCGGAATTATTTCGCTTCCGACACCACATTGTCTCCCTACACGGTCACACTGACGACTCTTGACCGTCACGAGGTCGTCTATATTGATTGCCGTAATTCCGACCAGCCCCTGGGGCATACTTTCCGGATAGGAATGCGCCTTCCTGCCACCTTTACCGCGACAGGCAAAATGCTGCTTTCCGAAATGCCGGAGGATAAGCTCGATGCTCTCTTCAGAGCGAACTTTCCTTTGCCCCTCACCTCTAGAAGCGTCAAAAATCTTGCCGCACTAAGGCAGGAGCTGGCTGACATACGTATGCGTGGTTTTTCGATCGATAACGGTCAGGTTCGCGAAGGGATGATCTGCATCGGCACCGCTCTGCGAGATCATACGAGATGCGCGGTTGCCGGCATTGCCATCAGCCTTCTGGAAAGCGAAACGACTCCGGCGCTTATCGAGTCACTCGGAGAGACGATGCGCAAATCAGCCGCCATTCTTTCCGAGCAATTGGGGCATAACAGCTCATCACGCATCAGTGTCGAAGGATAG
- a CDS encoding NAD-dependent succinate-semialdehyde dehydrogenase — MVNLKKTELLRDRCLINGKWVASSQNNVAVNNPATGEIVGTVPALETADIEQAVAAAEMAFRSWRALAAKERAAVLLRWFDLIVENADDLAALLTAEQGKPLSEARGEILYAASFIQWFAEEAKRVYGDIIPAPTTDKRILVFKQPIGVCAAITPWNFPAAMITRKAAPALAAGCTMVVKPAEQTPLTALALGVLADQAGIPAGVFQIVTGKAREIGKVLTESDIVKKLSFTGSTEVGRILMAQSAPTIKKLSMELGGNAPFIVFDDADLDAAVDGAVASKFRNAGQTCVCTNRIYVQSGVYAVFAEKLAAKVSALKVGEGTQIGVTIGPLIDADAITKVEDHISDAVAQGAKVVAGGKRHSLGGTFFEPTVLTGATQAMKVAREETFGPVAPLFSFETEEEAVAMANDTEFGLAAYFYTENVRRTWRVAEALEYGMVGHNTGQISNEVAPFGGVKQSGLGREGSRYGIDDYLEIKYLCSAIA, encoded by the coding sequence ATGGTCAATCTAAAAAAAACGGAACTGCTGCGCGATCGATGCCTGATAAATGGCAAGTGGGTTGCGAGCTCTCAGAACAACGTAGCCGTCAACAACCCCGCGACGGGGGAGATTGTCGGCACCGTCCCTGCGCTGGAGACGGCAGATATTGAGCAGGCGGTCGCAGCGGCCGAGATGGCGTTCCGATCGTGGCGCGCGCTTGCAGCCAAGGAAAGAGCGGCCGTCCTGCTTCGCTGGTTCGATCTGATAGTAGAAAATGCAGACGATCTCGCCGCGCTGTTGACGGCTGAACAGGGTAAGCCCCTCTCCGAAGCCAGGGGGGAAATACTCTATGCTGCCTCCTTCATTCAATGGTTTGCCGAGGAGGCAAAGAGAGTGTATGGGGACATCATACCCGCACCCACCACCGACAAGCGCATCCTGGTTTTCAAGCAGCCGATCGGTGTCTGCGCTGCGATCACGCCCTGGAACTTCCCGGCAGCAATGATTACACGCAAGGCGGCGCCTGCGCTGGCTGCCGGTTGCACAATGGTGGTTAAGCCGGCTGAGCAGACACCCCTCACGGCGCTTGCTCTCGGCGTTCTGGCCGATCAGGCAGGTATTCCCGCCGGCGTTTTTCAGATTGTGACAGGAAAAGCACGCGAGATCGGCAAGGTGCTGACGGAAAGCGACATTGTCAAAAAACTCTCTTTCACCGGATCGACCGAGGTGGGGCGAATTCTGATGGCGCAGTCGGCGCCGACGATAAAAAAACTATCAATGGAGCTCGGCGGCAACGCACCTTTTATTGTTTTTGACGACGCGGACCTCGATGCCGCCGTCGATGGTGCCGTCGCTTCGAAATTCCGCAATGCTGGTCAGACCTGCGTCTGCACAAACCGTATCTACGTGCAGTCCGGTGTTTACGCTGTCTTCGCTGAAAAGCTTGCCGCGAAGGTTTCTGCACTGAAAGTCGGTGAAGGTACGCAGATAGGCGTAACGATCGGGCCGCTGATTGATGCTGACGCCATTACCAAGGTCGAGGACCATATTAGCGATGCGGTCGCGCAGGGAGCGAAAGTGGTCGCAGGTGGCAAGCGACACAGCCTTGGCGGGACATTCTTCGAACCAACCGTCCTGACGGGAGCGACACAGGCGATGAAGGTCGCACGCGAGGAAACCTTCGGGCCAGTCGCGCCTCTCTTCAGCTTTGAGACAGAGGAAGAGGCAGTCGCTATGGCCAACGATACGGAATTCGGATTGGCTGCCTATTTCTATACTGAAAACGTCCGTCGGACATGGCGAGTGGCCGAAGCGCTGGAGTACGGCATGGTGGGTCACAACACCGGTCAGATCTCGAACGAGGTAGCGCCATTTGGCGGCGTCAAGCAGTCCGGCCTCGGACGGGAAGGCTCCCGTTACGGGATCGATGACTACCTGGAAATCAAATATCTGTGCTCGGCGATCGCTTAA